The following proteins come from a genomic window of Microtus ochrogaster isolate Prairie Vole_2 chromosome 7, MicOch1.0, whole genome shotgun sequence:
- the Dlg4 gene encoding disks large homolog 4 isoform X8 yields the protein MDCLCIVTTKANSPPVIVNTDTLEAPGYVNGTEGEMEYEEITLERGNSGLGFSIAGGTDNPHIGDDPSIFITKIIPGGAAAQDGRLRVNDSILFVNEVDVREVTHSAAVEALKEAGSIVRLYVMRRKPPAEKVMEIKLIKGPKGLGFSIAGGVGNQHIPGDNSIYVTKIIEGGAAHKDGRLQIGDKILAVNSVGLEDVMHEDAVAALKNTYDVVYLKVAKPSNAYLSDSYAPPDITTSYSQHLDNEISHSSYLGTDYPTAMTPTSPRRYSPVAKDLLGEEDIPREPRRIVIHRGSTGLGFNIVGGEDGEGIFISFILAGGPADLSGELRKGDQILSVNGVDLRNASHEQAAIALKNAGQTVTIIAQYKPEEYSRFEAKIHDLREQLMNSSLGSGTASLRSNPKRGFYIRALFDYDKTKDCGFLSQALSFRFGDVLHVIDASDEEWWQARRVHSDSETDDIGFIPSKRRVERREWSRLKAKDWGSSSGSQGREDSVLSYETVTQMEVHYARPIIILGPTKDRANDDLLSEFPDKFGSCVPHTTRPKREYEIDGRDYHFVSSREKMEKDIQAHKFIEAGQYNSHLYGTSVQSVREVAEQGKHCILDVSANAVRRLQAAHLHPIAIFIRPRSLENVLEINKRITEEQARKAFDRATKLEQEFTECFSAIVEGDSFEEIYHKVKRVIEDLSGPYIWVPARERL from the exons ATGGACTGTCTCTGTATAGTGACAACCAAG GCCAATTCTCCCCCTGTGATTGTCAACACGGACACTCTAGAAGCCCCGGGATAT gtgaaCGGGACAGAGGGGGAGATGGAATACGAGGAGATCACATTGGAAAGG ggtAACTCAGGTCTGGGCTTCAGCATCGCAGGTGGCACCGACAACCCTCACATCGGTGACGACCCATCCATTTTCATCACCAAGATCATTCCTGGTGGGGCTGCAGCACAGGATGGCCGCCTCAG GGTCAACGACAGCATCCTGTTTGTAAACGAAGTGGACGTTCGGGAGGTGACCCATTCGGCTGCAGTGGAGGCCCTCAAAGAAGCAGGTTCCATCGTTCGCCTCTACGTCATGCGCCGGAAACCGCCAGCTGAGAAGGTCATGGAAATCAAACTCATCAAAGGGCCTAAAG GACTTGGCTTCAGCATTGCAGGGGGTGTAGGGAACCAGCACATCCCTGGCGATAATAGCATCTACGTAACGAAGATCATCGAAGGAGGTGCTGCCCACAAGGATGGCAGGTTGCAGATTGGAGACAAGATTCTGGCG GTCAACAGCGTGGGGCTAGAGGACGTCATGCATGAGGATGCCGTGGCAGCCCTGAAGAACACATATGACGTTGTCTACCTAAAGGTGGCCAAGCCCAGCAATGCCTACCTGAGTGACAGCTATGCTCCCCCAGACATCACAACCT CGTATTCTCAGCACCTGGATAATGAGATCAGTCACAGCAGCTACTTGGGCACTGACTACCCCACAGCCATGACCCCCACTTCCCCTCGGCGCTACTCCCCTGTGGCCAAGGACCTGCTGGGCGAGGAAGACATTCCTCGGGAACCCAGGCGAATTGTGATCCACCGGGGTTCCACAGGCTTGGGCTTCAACATCGTGGGTGGCGAGGATGGTGAAGGCATCTTCATCTCCTTCATCCTTGCTGGGGGTCCTGCTGACCTCAGTGGGGAGCTGCGGAAGGGGGACCAGATCCTATCG GTCAATGGTGTTGACCTCCGCAATGCCAGCCATGAACAGGCTGCCATTGCCCTGAAGAACGCGGGTCAGACGGTCACGATCATTGCTCAGTATAAGCCAGAAG AGTATAGCCGATTCGAGGCCAAGATCCATGATCTTCGGGAGCAGCTGATGAATAGTAGCCTGGGCTCAGGGACTGCATCTCTGCGGAGCAACCCCAAGAGGGGTTTCTATATCAG GGCCCTGTTTGATTATGACAAGACCAAGGACTGCGGTTTCTTGAGCCAGGCCCTGAGCTTCCGCTTCGGGGATGTGCTTCATGTAATTGACGCTAGCGATGAAGAGTGGTGGCAGGCACGGCGGGTCCACTCTGACAGTGAGACCGATGACATTGGCTTCATTCCCAGCAAACGGCG GGTTGAGCGACGAGAGTGGTCAAGGTTAAAGGCCAAG GACTGGGGCTCCAGCTCTGGATCACAGG GTCGAGAAGACTCGGTTCTGAGCTACGAGACAGTGACGCAGATGGAAG TGCACTATGCTCGTCCCATCATTATCCTTGGGCCCACCAAAGACCGAGCCAATGATGATCTTCTCTCTGAGTTCCCCGACAAGTTTGGATCCTGTGTCCCTC ATACGACACGTCCCAAGCGGGAATACGAGATAGATGGCCGGGATTACCATTTTGTGTCCTCCCGGGAGAAAATGGAGAAGGACATTCAGGCGCACAAGTTCATTGAGGCTGGCCAGTATAACAGCCACCTCTATGGGACCAGTGTCCAGTCTGTGCGAGAGGTAGCAGAGCAG GGGAAGCACTGCATCCTCGATGTCTCGGCCAATGCCGTGCGGCGGCTGCAGGCGGCCCACCTGCACCCTATCGCCATCTTCATCCGTCCCCGCTCCCTGGAGAATGTGCT AGAGATCAATAAGCGGATCACAGAGGAGCAAGCCCGGAAAGCCTTTGACAGAGCCACTAAACTGGAGCAGGAATTCACAGAGTGCTTCTCAG CCATCGTGGAGGGCGACAGCTTCGAGGAGATCTACCACAAAGTGAAGCGTGTCATTGAAGACCTCTCAGGCCCCTACATCTGGGTCCCAGCCCGAGAGAGACTCTGA
- the Dlg4 gene encoding disks large homolog 4 isoform X6 — protein MDCLCIVTTKKYRYQDEDTPPLEHSPAHLPNQANSPPVIVNTDTLEAPGYVNGTEGEMEYEEITLERGNSGLGFSIAGGTDNPHIGDDPSIFITKIIPGGAAAQDGRLRVNDSILFVNEVDVREVTHSAAVEALKEAGSIVRLYVMRRKPPAEKVMEIKLIKGPKGLGFSIAGGVGNQHIPGDNSIYVTKIIEGGAAHKDGRLQIGDKILAVNSVGLEDVMHEDAVAALKNTYDVVYLKVAKPSNAYLSDSYAPPDITTSYSQHLDNEISHSSYLGTDYPTAMTPTSPRRYSPVAKDLLGEEDIPREPRRIVIHRGSTGLGFNIVGGEDGEGIFISFILAGGPADLSGELRKGDQILSVNGVDLRNASHEQAAIALKNAGQTVTIIAQYKPEEYSRFEAKIHDLREQLMNSSLGSGTASLRSNPKRGFYIRALFDYDKTKDCGFLSQALSFRFGDVLHVIDASDEEWWQARRVHSDSETDDIGFIPSKRRVERREWSRLKAKDWGSSSGSQGREDSVLSYETVTQMEVHYARPIIILGPTKDRANDDLLSEFPDKFGSCVPHTTRPKREYEIDGRDYHFVSSREKMEKDIQAHKFIEAGQYNSHLYGTSVQSVREVAEQGKHCILDVSANAVRRLQAAHLHPIAIFIRPRSLENVLEINKRITEEQARKAFDRATKLEQEFTECFSAIVEGDSFEEIYHKVKRVIEDLSGPYIWVPARERL, from the exons ATGGACTGTCTCTGTATAGTGACAACCAAG AAATACCGCTACCAAGATGAAGACACGCCCCCTCTGGAGCACAGCCCGGCCCACCTCCCCAACCAG GCCAATTCTCCCCCTGTGATTGTCAACACGGACACTCTAGAAGCCCCGGGATAT gtgaaCGGGACAGAGGGGGAGATGGAATACGAGGAGATCACATTGGAAAGG ggtAACTCAGGTCTGGGCTTCAGCATCGCAGGTGGCACCGACAACCCTCACATCGGTGACGACCCATCCATTTTCATCACCAAGATCATTCCTGGTGGGGCTGCAGCACAGGATGGCCGCCTCAG GGTCAACGACAGCATCCTGTTTGTAAACGAAGTGGACGTTCGGGAGGTGACCCATTCGGCTGCAGTGGAGGCCCTCAAAGAAGCAGGTTCCATCGTTCGCCTCTACGTCATGCGCCGGAAACCGCCAGCTGAGAAGGTCATGGAAATCAAACTCATCAAAGGGCCTAAAG GACTTGGCTTCAGCATTGCAGGGGGTGTAGGGAACCAGCACATCCCTGGCGATAATAGCATCTACGTAACGAAGATCATCGAAGGAGGTGCTGCCCACAAGGATGGCAGGTTGCAGATTGGAGACAAGATTCTGGCG GTCAACAGCGTGGGGCTAGAGGACGTCATGCATGAGGATGCCGTGGCAGCCCTGAAGAACACATATGACGTTGTCTACCTAAAGGTGGCCAAGCCCAGCAATGCCTACCTGAGTGACAGCTATGCTCCCCCAGACATCACAACCT CGTATTCTCAGCACCTGGATAATGAGATCAGTCACAGCAGCTACTTGGGCACTGACTACCCCACAGCCATGACCCCCACTTCCCCTCGGCGCTACTCCCCTGTGGCCAAGGACCTGCTGGGCGAGGAAGACATTCCTCGGGAACCCAGGCGAATTGTGATCCACCGGGGTTCCACAGGCTTGGGCTTCAACATCGTGGGTGGCGAGGATGGTGAAGGCATCTTCATCTCCTTCATCCTTGCTGGGGGTCCTGCTGACCTCAGTGGGGAGCTGCGGAAGGGGGACCAGATCCTATCG GTCAATGGTGTTGACCTCCGCAATGCCAGCCATGAACAGGCTGCCATTGCCCTGAAGAACGCGGGTCAGACGGTCACGATCATTGCTCAGTATAAGCCAGAAG AGTATAGCCGATTCGAGGCCAAGATCCATGATCTTCGGGAGCAGCTGATGAATAGTAGCCTGGGCTCAGGGACTGCATCTCTGCGGAGCAACCCCAAGAGGGGTTTCTATATCAG GGCCCTGTTTGATTATGACAAGACCAAGGACTGCGGTTTCTTGAGCCAGGCCCTGAGCTTCCGCTTCGGGGATGTGCTTCATGTAATTGACGCTAGCGATGAAGAGTGGTGGCAGGCACGGCGGGTCCACTCTGACAGTGAGACCGATGACATTGGCTTCATTCCCAGCAAACGGCG GGTTGAGCGACGAGAGTGGTCAAGGTTAAAGGCCAAG GACTGGGGCTCCAGCTCTGGATCACAGG GTCGAGAAGACTCGGTTCTGAGCTACGAGACAGTGACGCAGATGGAAG TGCACTATGCTCGTCCCATCATTATCCTTGGGCCCACCAAAGACCGAGCCAATGATGATCTTCTCTCTGAGTTCCCCGACAAGTTTGGATCCTGTGTCCCTC ATACGACACGTCCCAAGCGGGAATACGAGATAGATGGCCGGGATTACCATTTTGTGTCCTCCCGGGAGAAAATGGAGAAGGACATTCAGGCGCACAAGTTCATTGAGGCTGGCCAGTATAACAGCCACCTCTATGGGACCAGTGTCCAGTCTGTGCGAGAGGTAGCAGAGCAG GGGAAGCACTGCATCCTCGATGTCTCGGCCAATGCCGTGCGGCGGCTGCAGGCGGCCCACCTGCACCCTATCGCCATCTTCATCCGTCCCCGCTCCCTGGAGAATGTGCT AGAGATCAATAAGCGGATCACAGAGGAGCAAGCCCGGAAAGCCTTTGACAGAGCCACTAAACTGGAGCAGGAATTCACAGAGTGCTTCTCAG CCATCGTGGAGGGCGACAGCTTCGAGGAGATCTACCACAAAGTGAAGCGTGTCATTGAAGACCTCTCAGGCCCCTACATCTGGGTCCCAGCCCGAGAGAGACTCTGA
- the Dlg4 gene encoding disks large homolog 4 isoform X2 produces the protein MDCLCIVTTKKYRYQDEDTPPLEHSPAHLPNQVNAPELVHVAERNLSHLEAVHGVVGHAHLSPLKANSPPVIVNTDTLEAPGYVNGTEGEMEYEEITLERGNSGLGFSIAGGTDNPHIGDDPSIFITKIIPGGAAAQDGRLRVNDSILFVNEVDVREVTHSAAVEALKEAGSIVRLYVMRRKPPAEKVMEIKLIKGPKGLGFSIAGGVGNQHIPGDNSIYVTKIIEGGAAHKDGRLQIGDKILAVNSVGLEDVMHEDAVAALKNTYDVVYLKVAKPSNAYLSDSYAPPDITTSYSQHLDNEISHSSYLGTDYPTAMTPTSPRRYSPVAKDLLGEEDIPREPRRIVIHRGSTGLGFNIVGGEDGEGIFISFILAGGPADLSGELRKGDQILSVNGVDLRNASHEQAAIALKNAGQTVTIIAQYKPEEYSRFEAKIHDLREQLMNSSLGSGTASLRSNPKRGFYIRALFDYDKTKDCGFLSQALSFRFGDVLHVIDASDEEWWQARRVHSDSETDDIGFIPSKRRVERREWSRLKAKDWGSSSGSQGREDSVLSYETVTQMEVHYARPIIILGPTKDRANDDLLSEFPDKFGSCVPHTTRPKREYEIDGRDYHFVSSREKMEKDIQAHKFIEAGQYNSHLYGTSVQSVREVAEQGKHCILDVSANAVRRLQAAHLHPIAIFIRPRSLENVLEINKRITEEQARKAFDRATKLEQEFTECFSAIVEGDSFEEIYHKVKRVIEDLSGPYIWVPARERL, from the exons ATGGACTGTCTCTGTATAGTGACAACCAAG AAATACCGCTACCAAGATGAAGACACGCCCCCTCTGGAGCACAGCCCGGCCCACCTCCCCAACCAGGTAAACGCCCCCGAGCTGGTGCACGTGGCGGAGAGGAACTTGTCCCACCTCGAGGCCGTCCATGGGGTCGTGGGCCACGCCCACCTCTCCCCCCTCAAG GCCAATTCTCCCCCTGTGATTGTCAACACGGACACTCTAGAAGCCCCGGGATAT gtgaaCGGGACAGAGGGGGAGATGGAATACGAGGAGATCACATTGGAAAGG ggtAACTCAGGTCTGGGCTTCAGCATCGCAGGTGGCACCGACAACCCTCACATCGGTGACGACCCATCCATTTTCATCACCAAGATCATTCCTGGTGGGGCTGCAGCACAGGATGGCCGCCTCAG GGTCAACGACAGCATCCTGTTTGTAAACGAAGTGGACGTTCGGGAGGTGACCCATTCGGCTGCAGTGGAGGCCCTCAAAGAAGCAGGTTCCATCGTTCGCCTCTACGTCATGCGCCGGAAACCGCCAGCTGAGAAGGTCATGGAAATCAAACTCATCAAAGGGCCTAAAG GACTTGGCTTCAGCATTGCAGGGGGTGTAGGGAACCAGCACATCCCTGGCGATAATAGCATCTACGTAACGAAGATCATCGAAGGAGGTGCTGCCCACAAGGATGGCAGGTTGCAGATTGGAGACAAGATTCTGGCG GTCAACAGCGTGGGGCTAGAGGACGTCATGCATGAGGATGCCGTGGCAGCCCTGAAGAACACATATGACGTTGTCTACCTAAAGGTGGCCAAGCCCAGCAATGCCTACCTGAGTGACAGCTATGCTCCCCCAGACATCACAACCT CGTATTCTCAGCACCTGGATAATGAGATCAGTCACAGCAGCTACTTGGGCACTGACTACCCCACAGCCATGACCCCCACTTCCCCTCGGCGCTACTCCCCTGTGGCCAAGGACCTGCTGGGCGAGGAAGACATTCCTCGGGAACCCAGGCGAATTGTGATCCACCGGGGTTCCACAGGCTTGGGCTTCAACATCGTGGGTGGCGAGGATGGTGAAGGCATCTTCATCTCCTTCATCCTTGCTGGGGGTCCTGCTGACCTCAGTGGGGAGCTGCGGAAGGGGGACCAGATCCTATCG GTCAATGGTGTTGACCTCCGCAATGCCAGCCATGAACAGGCTGCCATTGCCCTGAAGAACGCGGGTCAGACGGTCACGATCATTGCTCAGTATAAGCCAGAAG AGTATAGCCGATTCGAGGCCAAGATCCATGATCTTCGGGAGCAGCTGATGAATAGTAGCCTGGGCTCAGGGACTGCATCTCTGCGGAGCAACCCCAAGAGGGGTTTCTATATCAG GGCCCTGTTTGATTATGACAAGACCAAGGACTGCGGTTTCTTGAGCCAGGCCCTGAGCTTCCGCTTCGGGGATGTGCTTCATGTAATTGACGCTAGCGATGAAGAGTGGTGGCAGGCACGGCGGGTCCACTCTGACAGTGAGACCGATGACATTGGCTTCATTCCCAGCAAACGGCG GGTTGAGCGACGAGAGTGGTCAAGGTTAAAGGCCAAG GACTGGGGCTCCAGCTCTGGATCACAGG GTCGAGAAGACTCGGTTCTGAGCTACGAGACAGTGACGCAGATGGAAG TGCACTATGCTCGTCCCATCATTATCCTTGGGCCCACCAAAGACCGAGCCAATGATGATCTTCTCTCTGAGTTCCCCGACAAGTTTGGATCCTGTGTCCCTC ATACGACACGTCCCAAGCGGGAATACGAGATAGATGGCCGGGATTACCATTTTGTGTCCTCCCGGGAGAAAATGGAGAAGGACATTCAGGCGCACAAGTTCATTGAGGCTGGCCAGTATAACAGCCACCTCTATGGGACCAGTGTCCAGTCTGTGCGAGAGGTAGCAGAGCAG GGGAAGCACTGCATCCTCGATGTCTCGGCCAATGCCGTGCGGCGGCTGCAGGCGGCCCACCTGCACCCTATCGCCATCTTCATCCGTCCCCGCTCCCTGGAGAATGTGCT AGAGATCAATAAGCGGATCACAGAGGAGCAAGCCCGGAAAGCCTTTGACAGAGCCACTAAACTGGAGCAGGAATTCACAGAGTGCTTCTCAG CCATCGTGGAGGGCGACAGCTTCGAGGAGATCTACCACAAAGTGAAGCGTGTCATTGAAGACCTCTCAGGCCCCTACATCTGGGTCCCAGCCCGAGAGAGACTCTGA
- the Dlg4 gene encoding disks large homolog 4 isoform X7, which translates to MDCLCIVTTKANSPPVIVNTDTLEAPGYELQVNGTEGEMEYEEITLERGNSGLGFSIAGGTDNPHIGDDPSIFITKIIPGGAAAQDGRLRVNDSILFVNEVDVREVTHSAAVEALKEAGSIVRLYVMRRKPPAEKVMEIKLIKGPKGLGFSIAGGVGNQHIPGDNSIYVTKIIEGGAAHKDGRLQIGDKILAVNSVGLEDVMHEDAVAALKNTYDVVYLKVAKPSNAYLSDSYAPPDITTSYSQHLDNEISHSSYLGTDYPTAMTPTSPRRYSPVAKDLLGEEDIPREPRRIVIHRGSTGLGFNIVGGEDGEGIFISFILAGGPADLSGELRKGDQILSVNGVDLRNASHEQAAIALKNAGQTVTIIAQYKPEEYSRFEAKIHDLREQLMNSSLGSGTASLRSNPKRGFYIRALFDYDKTKDCGFLSQALSFRFGDVLHVIDASDEEWWQARRVHSDSETDDIGFIPSKRRVERREWSRLKAKDWGSSSGSQGREDSVLSYETVTQMEVHYARPIIILGPTKDRANDDLLSEFPDKFGSCVPHTTRPKREYEIDGRDYHFVSSREKMEKDIQAHKFIEAGQYNSHLYGTSVQSVREVAEQGKHCILDVSANAVRRLQAAHLHPIAIFIRPRSLENVLEINKRITEEQARKAFDRATKLEQEFTECFSAIVEGDSFEEIYHKVKRVIEDLSGPYIWVPARERL; encoded by the exons ATGGACTGTCTCTGTATAGTGACAACCAAG GCCAATTCTCCCCCTGTGATTGTCAACACGGACACTCTAGAAGCCCCGGGATAT gagttgcaggtgaaCGGGACAGAGGGGGAGATGGAATACGAGGAGATCACATTGGAAAGG ggtAACTCAGGTCTGGGCTTCAGCATCGCAGGTGGCACCGACAACCCTCACATCGGTGACGACCCATCCATTTTCATCACCAAGATCATTCCTGGTGGGGCTGCAGCACAGGATGGCCGCCTCAG GGTCAACGACAGCATCCTGTTTGTAAACGAAGTGGACGTTCGGGAGGTGACCCATTCGGCTGCAGTGGAGGCCCTCAAAGAAGCAGGTTCCATCGTTCGCCTCTACGTCATGCGCCGGAAACCGCCAGCTGAGAAGGTCATGGAAATCAAACTCATCAAAGGGCCTAAAG GACTTGGCTTCAGCATTGCAGGGGGTGTAGGGAACCAGCACATCCCTGGCGATAATAGCATCTACGTAACGAAGATCATCGAAGGAGGTGCTGCCCACAAGGATGGCAGGTTGCAGATTGGAGACAAGATTCTGGCG GTCAACAGCGTGGGGCTAGAGGACGTCATGCATGAGGATGCCGTGGCAGCCCTGAAGAACACATATGACGTTGTCTACCTAAAGGTGGCCAAGCCCAGCAATGCCTACCTGAGTGACAGCTATGCTCCCCCAGACATCACAACCT CGTATTCTCAGCACCTGGATAATGAGATCAGTCACAGCAGCTACTTGGGCACTGACTACCCCACAGCCATGACCCCCACTTCCCCTCGGCGCTACTCCCCTGTGGCCAAGGACCTGCTGGGCGAGGAAGACATTCCTCGGGAACCCAGGCGAATTGTGATCCACCGGGGTTCCACAGGCTTGGGCTTCAACATCGTGGGTGGCGAGGATGGTGAAGGCATCTTCATCTCCTTCATCCTTGCTGGGGGTCCTGCTGACCTCAGTGGGGAGCTGCGGAAGGGGGACCAGATCCTATCG GTCAATGGTGTTGACCTCCGCAATGCCAGCCATGAACAGGCTGCCATTGCCCTGAAGAACGCGGGTCAGACGGTCACGATCATTGCTCAGTATAAGCCAGAAG AGTATAGCCGATTCGAGGCCAAGATCCATGATCTTCGGGAGCAGCTGATGAATAGTAGCCTGGGCTCAGGGACTGCATCTCTGCGGAGCAACCCCAAGAGGGGTTTCTATATCAG GGCCCTGTTTGATTATGACAAGACCAAGGACTGCGGTTTCTTGAGCCAGGCCCTGAGCTTCCGCTTCGGGGATGTGCTTCATGTAATTGACGCTAGCGATGAAGAGTGGTGGCAGGCACGGCGGGTCCACTCTGACAGTGAGACCGATGACATTGGCTTCATTCCCAGCAAACGGCG GGTTGAGCGACGAGAGTGGTCAAGGTTAAAGGCCAAG GACTGGGGCTCCAGCTCTGGATCACAGG GTCGAGAAGACTCGGTTCTGAGCTACGAGACAGTGACGCAGATGGAAG TGCACTATGCTCGTCCCATCATTATCCTTGGGCCCACCAAAGACCGAGCCAATGATGATCTTCTCTCTGAGTTCCCCGACAAGTTTGGATCCTGTGTCCCTC ATACGACACGTCCCAAGCGGGAATACGAGATAGATGGCCGGGATTACCATTTTGTGTCCTCCCGGGAGAAAATGGAGAAGGACATTCAGGCGCACAAGTTCATTGAGGCTGGCCAGTATAACAGCCACCTCTATGGGACCAGTGTCCAGTCTGTGCGAGAGGTAGCAGAGCAG GGGAAGCACTGCATCCTCGATGTCTCGGCCAATGCCGTGCGGCGGCTGCAGGCGGCCCACCTGCACCCTATCGCCATCTTCATCCGTCCCCGCTCCCTGGAGAATGTGCT AGAGATCAATAAGCGGATCACAGAGGAGCAAGCCCGGAAAGCCTTTGACAGAGCCACTAAACTGGAGCAGGAATTCACAGAGTGCTTCTCAG CCATCGTGGAGGGCGACAGCTTCGAGGAGATCTACCACAAAGTGAAGCGTGTCATTGAAGACCTCTCAGGCCCCTACATCTGGGTCCCAGCCCGAGAGAGACTCTGA
- the Dlg4 gene encoding disks large homolog 4 isoform X10 encodes MEYEEITLERGNSGLGFSIAGGTDNPHIGDDPSIFITKIIPGGAAAQDGRLRVNDSILFVNEVDVREVTHSAAVEALKEAGSIVRLYVMRRKPPAEKVMEIKLIKGPKGLGFSIAGGVGNQHIPGDNSIYVTKIIEGGAAHKDGRLQIGDKILAVNSVGLEDVMHEDAVAALKNTYDVVYLKVAKPSNAYLSDSYAPPDITTSYSQHLDNEISHSSYLGTDYPTAMTPTSPRRYSPVAKDLLGEEDIPREPRRIVIHRGSTGLGFNIVGGEDGEGIFISFILAGGPADLSGELRKGDQILSVNGVDLRNASHEQAAIALKNAGQTVTIIAQYKPEEYSRFEAKIHDLREQLMNSSLGSGTASLRSNPKRGFYIRALFDYDKTKDCGFLSQALSFRFGDVLHVIDASDEEWWQARRVHSDSETDDIGFIPSKRRVERREWSRLKAKDWGSSSGSQGREDSVLSYETVTQMEVHYARPIIILGPTKDRANDDLLSEFPDKFGSCVPHTTRPKREYEIDGRDYHFVSSREKMEKDIQAHKFIEAGQYNSHLYGTSVQSVREVAEQGKHCILDVSANAVRRLQAAHLHPIAIFIRPRSLENVLEINKRITEEQARKAFDRATKLEQEFTECFSAIVEGDSFEEIYHKVKRVIEDLSGPYIWVPARERL; translated from the exons ATGGAATACGAGGAGATCACATTGGAAAGG ggtAACTCAGGTCTGGGCTTCAGCATCGCAGGTGGCACCGACAACCCTCACATCGGTGACGACCCATCCATTTTCATCACCAAGATCATTCCTGGTGGGGCTGCAGCACAGGATGGCCGCCTCAG GGTCAACGACAGCATCCTGTTTGTAAACGAAGTGGACGTTCGGGAGGTGACCCATTCGGCTGCAGTGGAGGCCCTCAAAGAAGCAGGTTCCATCGTTCGCCTCTACGTCATGCGCCGGAAACCGCCAGCTGAGAAGGTCATGGAAATCAAACTCATCAAAGGGCCTAAAG GACTTGGCTTCAGCATTGCAGGGGGTGTAGGGAACCAGCACATCCCTGGCGATAATAGCATCTACGTAACGAAGATCATCGAAGGAGGTGCTGCCCACAAGGATGGCAGGTTGCAGATTGGAGACAAGATTCTGGCG GTCAACAGCGTGGGGCTAGAGGACGTCATGCATGAGGATGCCGTGGCAGCCCTGAAGAACACATATGACGTTGTCTACCTAAAGGTGGCCAAGCCCAGCAATGCCTACCTGAGTGACAGCTATGCTCCCCCAGACATCACAACCT CGTATTCTCAGCACCTGGATAATGAGATCAGTCACAGCAGCTACTTGGGCACTGACTACCCCACAGCCATGACCCCCACTTCCCCTCGGCGCTACTCCCCTGTGGCCAAGGACCTGCTGGGCGAGGAAGACATTCCTCGGGAACCCAGGCGAATTGTGATCCACCGGGGTTCCACAGGCTTGGGCTTCAACATCGTGGGTGGCGAGGATGGTGAAGGCATCTTCATCTCCTTCATCCTTGCTGGGGGTCCTGCTGACCTCAGTGGGGAGCTGCGGAAGGGGGACCAGATCCTATCG GTCAATGGTGTTGACCTCCGCAATGCCAGCCATGAACAGGCTGCCATTGCCCTGAAGAACGCGGGTCAGACGGTCACGATCATTGCTCAGTATAAGCCAGAAG AGTATAGCCGATTCGAGGCCAAGATCCATGATCTTCGGGAGCAGCTGATGAATAGTAGCCTGGGCTCAGGGACTGCATCTCTGCGGAGCAACCCCAAGAGGGGTTTCTATATCAG GGCCCTGTTTGATTATGACAAGACCAAGGACTGCGGTTTCTTGAGCCAGGCCCTGAGCTTCCGCTTCGGGGATGTGCTTCATGTAATTGACGCTAGCGATGAAGAGTGGTGGCAGGCACGGCGGGTCCACTCTGACAGTGAGACCGATGACATTGGCTTCATTCCCAGCAAACGGCG GGTTGAGCGACGAGAGTGGTCAAGGTTAAAGGCCAAG GACTGGGGCTCCAGCTCTGGATCACAGG GTCGAGAAGACTCGGTTCTGAGCTACGAGACAGTGACGCAGATGGAAG TGCACTATGCTCGTCCCATCATTATCCTTGGGCCCACCAAAGACCGAGCCAATGATGATCTTCTCTCTGAGTTCCCCGACAAGTTTGGATCCTGTGTCCCTC ATACGACACGTCCCAAGCGGGAATACGAGATAGATGGCCGGGATTACCATTTTGTGTCCTCCCGGGAGAAAATGGAGAAGGACATTCAGGCGCACAAGTTCATTGAGGCTGGCCAGTATAACAGCCACCTCTATGGGACCAGTGTCCAGTCTGTGCGAGAGGTAGCAGAGCAG GGGAAGCACTGCATCCTCGATGTCTCGGCCAATGCCGTGCGGCGGCTGCAGGCGGCCCACCTGCACCCTATCGCCATCTTCATCCGTCCCCGCTCCCTGGAGAATGTGCT AGAGATCAATAAGCGGATCACAGAGGAGCAAGCCCGGAAAGCCTTTGACAGAGCCACTAAACTGGAGCAGGAATTCACAGAGTGCTTCTCAG CCATCGTGGAGGGCGACAGCTTCGAGGAGATCTACCACAAAGTGAAGCGTGTCATTGAAGACCTCTCAGGCCCCTACATCTGGGTCCCAGCCCGAGAGAGACTCTGA